In Monodelphis domestica isolate mMonDom1 chromosome 1, mMonDom1.pri, whole genome shotgun sequence, the sequence TATGAAGGCAAATCTTACTCGACATCAGATCATTCATACTGggaagaaaccttatgaatgtaatgaatgtgggaaagcctttagaCAAAAAATACAGCTTtatgtacatcagagaattcatactcgAGAGATTCCTTTTGAATGTAAGGAGTATGGGAAAGCCTTCCTCTGCAACTCAGAACTTTttgaacatcaaagaattcatgCTAGAGAGAAACATGAATGTAGTAAATGTGGTAAGACCTTCAAGAGTAACATAAAACTTAATGTTCATCAGACAATTCAtactgaaaaaaatcatgaatgtgAGAAATGCACCTCACATTTTAATCAGtcccagagaattcatactggagagaagccttatgaatgtagtgaatgtgggaaggccttcaggAGGAAGTCACAACTTATTgtgcatcagagaattcatactggagagaaaccttatgaatgtagtgaatgtgggaagACTTTCAGACTAAAGGCACACCATACTCGACATGAAGGAATGCACACTGGAGAGGAACCTTATGAATGTAGTGAATGTGGCAAAACCTTCAGGAGTAAGATTCAACTTACTATGCATCAAAGAATTCATCCTATAAAGATTTGTTATGAATGTAAGGAGTGTGGGAAGGCTTTCCATCACAACACAGATCTTGttaaacatcagaaaattcataatggagagaaaccttatgaatgtagtgaatgtggaaaggccttcagGAGAAAAGCACATCTTATTGTGCaccagagaatccatactggagacaTTCTTTATAAATGTAAGGAATGTGATAAGGCTTTCCTTTACAACTCAGCATTTattatacatcagagaattcatactggagagaaaccttatacaTGTAGTGAATGTGCAAAAGCCTTCAGGAGTAAAACATTACTTACTGtgcaccagagaattcatactggagagattCTTTATAAATGTAGGGAATGTGGGAAGACTTTCGCGTATAACTCAGAACTGATTcgacatcaaagaattcatactggagaaaaaccttatgaatgtaatttATGTGGGAAGGTCTTCAGGAGACAGCAACATCTTACTGTGCATctgagaattcatactggagagaaaccttataaatgtagtgaatgtgggaaggcctttaggAGGAAGACAGAACTGACTGTGCATCAGAAAATTCATGCTGGAGACATTCTTTATGAATGTAaggaatgtggaaaggctttcccCTACAACTCAGCTTTTATTGtgcatcaaagaattcatactggagagaaaccttatacaTGTAGTGAATGTGCAAAGGCCTTCAGGAGTAAGACACTACTTACTgtgcatcagagaattcatactggagagattCTTTATGAATGTAAGGAGTGTGGGAAGACTTTCCCCTATAACTCAGAACTTATTcgacatcaaagaattcatactggagagaaaccttatgaatgtagtgTATGTGGGAAGGCCTTCCACCGGACTGTACATCTTACTCGCCATCAGAgcattcatactggagagaaaccttatagaTGTAATTATTGTGGGAAGACCTTCAGACTGAAGATACAACTTACtcaacatcaaagaattcattcATAAGAGAAACCTTAAGAGTATAATGCATATGGGAAGCCATTTAGGTTGAGGACACTATTTTGTATCCATTAGAGATTTTATCTTAGAGAAAATCCCTCTGAATGTTAGGGATGTGGGATGACCTTTTATtgcaacttatatttttaaaaaaattaaataatgctGCAGAGAAAACTTATTAATTTATTGTATATAGAATGCATTCAGAAGGAAGATAAAACTAACTGTCCATCAGAAAACTCACATTGGAGAGATATTTTTATGAGTGAGAGGGGGTATGAGAAGGCCTTCCAAGTTGACTTAGATCTTATTCAACTTATAGAATTCATAATGGAGAGAAACTTACACATGTACTAGATGAGGGAaggttcctccccccccccccgaatgtAGATCTCATTCAACATGACAGTATTCATACTAGAGAGAGATCTTATGAATGCAATGAACATGGGAAATCCTTTATACTAAGGAAGCACCTTCCTCAGCATCAAAGAATTCATGTTGGAGAAAAACCTTTTCTGTGTAATCCATGTGGGAAGGCCTATAGACCAAGGACAGTAGGCCATGAGAGAATTCATAATAGATTCCTCATGAGTGTGGAAAGACCcctcagttgcctagcctgtGGTTCTGAATTCCTGGATGCAGTTCAGAGTTCTTATTTAGTCACCATGAGAGAAGGAGATAATGTATCTTCCCTGCAGAGGCCTCTCTAATGTAGCAAAGATTTAGTATTCTCTGATGGGCTTCCAGAGAGAAAGAAGTTGTACTGGCTGAACCATAAGATATGGAGTGGGTGGTGGTATTGGCAGAGTCTTGGTATTAACATATTCCTGTGCAAATGGCATCTAAGAGGCATATAGATGACCTCTTGTGCATCAGATGAGCCTGATGTGtggtaaataatttttaattgcttgaGGAATGTAAAGTGATATGAGCTGTGTTCCTGCTATTGTTGCTTCTGCTCATATCGATTATGGTAGCCACTGTGAGCCATAATGATTTGCAATcattaattaaatcaaaacaCCACAAGGTCCTGTGGCAGATGTTGACACAGTTTGATTTCTTCCCAGTTCTTTGAATGTCAAAGTGAAGAAATTCAGTGAAATGCAGATGAACTAGGAGAGTAACTATGACTCTGTTGAGGGAGAACAATGTAAcaatatatgaaaagatgatgaGAGTCCCATTGTGATCAAGTGttattaaaatggaatttttagaagaagaaattgaagttatcaattgtcatatgaaaaaatgtagagaactgcaaattaaagcaactcttaaGGTACCACCacacacctgtcagattggctaatgtgatagaacaaaatgacaaattctaGCGGAAATGTGGAAAAAAGAGACACTAATTCACaattgttcaaccattctggagaacaatttgagaCTATACCCGTAGAATTATAAAAATGCATCCCCCTTTGGGTCAACAATACCACTAAGAGGTTTGAATCCCAAAGACATTAAAGGAAAATGACCtctgtgtacaaaaatatttaacacAGTTCTCTGTGTGGTgtcaaagaataggaaatttAAGGTTTTTCTATCAATTGGCAAGtggctaaacaatttgtggtatatgattgtgatgacaCATTGTTGTACCATATGAAATGATTAGGAGGATGGTTTTAGAAAACTCTAttaagatctatatgaactgatgcagagtgaaatgagcagaactaggaaggagatcattatacatagtaacagcaatatttaaaTGATCATCTTTTGataacttagctactctgatcaagacaatgatttaAGACAGTTCTAAAGAATTCATggtgaaaaatgctgtccacgtTCAGAGAGATGAACTCAAGtaaatgtggattttttttttgttttcttgcttttttaatgGTAGAGCTAATAaacatgttttgtatgattttacAAGTATAATTAATATATTGCTCACCTCAGTGGCTGTCAGGAAAATATGGAAGTGAAAAtacttttaagattttaaaaaatggtttttcttgaatgatggaaaagaaagaatttgtaaTCACCCATCATGTGGGCCAAATTCCTGAATTCTGAGACATGGGTCTTTctataacaaagaagaaaagtccAGGATTTCTGACTGCTTCCTTGAACCACAATGACTTGCCTGCCAACTCTAGCCGGAGGGTATTAAGTTCAATCAGGGCCAATTACCTGGACTCTAGGATAATGGAATGGTTAGTGAGTGACTAATGCAGATATAGCCAGAAATTGTCTTTACAACCATTCAACTAATTCTAGAAGAGAGTCACTTCATCTTTTCTGCTTAGAGCTGGGAATGATCTGCAAATCACTATATATTAGTCCATTGTTCTACCACTCCCATCCCCTCAATCTCAAGTGTTTGGAGCTACTGCTCTCTTCAGTGATTTTGAGGCTTCTTCCCACTTCCTTGTAAAAACAGGCTACAGTCACACTGTGGAGGGTTTCAATAGGAGAGATGAAGCCCTATAACAGAATGACATGATTTGAGCTATGATTTAGGAATATAATTTTGCTAATTATGTAGAAAATGTGTTGGAAAGGAGAAAGACTGCTTGTGTGATTGTTTTGGTTTGGACCTGTGATATCCTATGGGGAACTTGGTGTGTAGGTTCCCTACATTAATCAAGATGGACAACTCCTTTGAAAATTattatcctgggcaaatcatgattccagaggactgaagaAAAGTATGATATTCATCCCCTTTCAGAAAGGCAATGGATTTACCATACAGAATAGGACTTACATTTTTggatatgactaatatggaaatttatttggatagactatatatgtatgtgttatgaagtttttacttttctttgttaaatgagagagagaagaggagggagaagaaaaaataattgcttaagaaaattataatattaagttaaaaaaaaaaacttctataaGAGTCTAGAGGATGCCCAGACCTTCTGAGATAGAATATTTGTAGGCCAGCTttacatatagaaaaaaatgcCCAAGAGAATTAAGtataaataaatagcaaaaaatacattaaaaggaATGGCAGTGGTGGGCCAAATGGAGGTGAAATTTTGGGTTTTTACACTCCCTTCATATTCCCATGCCAACATAGTCTTGTTACATCTGTTTATCAGTTTGTATTACTTTTTTCCtctaaggaaaaaaagtaaaaattgttaacaactttttatatttatatttttcattgtatcatataaaaatttaaaatgttggTTTAATGccaaatatgagaattctaaagtaatattgtggttgccagttaaaaaaattaactcttaagtaatGAGTCTGTTAGCcactcttaacaatttagtttaatagagatatagtaaaagagagaaatgtaggaaggaagtagaaagtattACCTAGAtagataccctataatttctgCCCGAAATAGTCTAGCTCATAATCCGGCAAGGGCTTCCTCAAGTCTTGATCCACATGGAGTCATGATAGTCTCTTAACCAGGAGTCCCAGTGGtatcttcagcaagggttccaacACAAGCCTCTTTCTTCAGCTCCAGTCACTCACCCGTCAGGCTTCCAGCACAGAAAGCTCCAGCCCAGGAAAGTTCTCCAGGagagtttccttctccagtctggCTCACCATTGCAGAGTGTATCACTGAATCCtcaagctggcctttttaaagccatttttctcaatgtcacttcctattgcttccccactttacaggaaccaatcacagtctttcagtttgcctagcactgcccaaggagtGGGATAGCGACCTTTGGAGATATgaacttactctagtaagtgacttgtgaactctcttatacttagtgtcaagtaggggtaatttaagtttttgattcatttagctaaaaatagacaaggggagagttaatcctagtTTCACAAcaccccctgtgattctttgggagactagtctccccaatgaatcatttaacataaccagcttatacctctaaagatcttctagctaaaggtgcatacaatattgcactttctaagagaaAACTACAatagagagggaaatagaagagagag encodes:
- the LOC100029046 gene encoding zinc finger protein 546-like translates to MAPVPLPTRPYQESMTFKDVAVEFTWEEWGHLNPSQKKLYRHVMLENYRNLVSLGFAVSKPDVIYQLERKEAFWRPEADILRRNCPENKEFNGDNPYEYSEHTKAFRSSEHRAVHQRIHAAEFFYECKECGKTFHWNAELIRHKRIHTGEKPYECTECGKAFNMKANLTRHQIIHTGKKPYECNECGKAFRQKIQLYVHQRIHTREIPFECKEYGKAFLCNSELFEHQRIHAREKHECSKCGKTFKSNIKLNVHQTIHTEKNHECEKCTSHFNQSQRIHTGEKPYECSECGKAFRRKSQLIVHQRIHTGEKPYECSECGKTFRLKAHHTRHEGMHTGEEPYECSECGKTFRSKIQLTMHQRIHPIKICYECKECGKAFHHNTDLVKHQKIHNGEKPYECSECGKAFRRKAHLIVHQRIHTGDILYKCKECDKAFLYNSAFIIHQRIHTGEKPYTCSECAKAFRSKTLLTVHQRIHTGEILYKCRECGKTFAYNSELIRHQRIHTGEKPYECNLCGKVFRRQQHLTVHLRIHTGEKPYKCSECGKAFRRKTELTVHQKIHAGDILYECKECGKAFPYNSAFIVHQRIHTGEKPYTCSECAKAFRSKTLLTVHQRIHTGEILYECKECGKTFPYNSELIRHQRIHTGEKPYECSVCGKAFHRTVHLTRHQSIHTGEKPYRCNYCGKTFRLKIQLTQHQRIHS